The following DNA comes from Nocardia sp. XZ_19_385.
CGGACGGAAACTTTTCGCACTGTGACTCCCTCTCTCACGAGGGCCGACTCGGGACTCACATGGGTGGAGATCGAGACCGAGGGAAACGTACCTACCTGAGGGTACAACGTGTAGGTACTCGACGAAAGGCCTGGTAAGGGCCCTGGACAAACATCGTGACGGGGAGTTCGCCACTTGGTCACGTGCCCTGCACGCTGAGTACATTTCCGTTTGGCACCGTAGGTTCATGAACGCTGAGTTGCTCGTATCCATATCGGGGATCCGGGACACCACCCGGGATGCGGCGATCGAATTCGCCGCCGAGATGGATCAGCGGGACATCAGGTTGTCGCTGCTGGTCGCGCCGCGGTTGAAGGGCGGGTATCGGCTGGCCGCGGATCCGGCGACGCAGTCCTGGCTGCGCGGGCGGCGAGCTCGCGAAGACGCGATTGTGCTGCACGGGTACGACCAGGCGGCGACGAAGCGGCGGCGGGCGGAGTTCGCGACGCTGCCGCGGCACGAGGCGCGGTTGCGGTTGACCGCGGCGGATCGGGTGATGGAGCAGGTGGAGCTCCGGACTCGATTGTTCGCCGCGCCGCGCTGGGACGCGTCCAGCGGCGCGATCGCGGCATTGCCCGATGTCGGATTCCGGCTGGCGCTGGGGCTGACGTCGATCCTGGATCTGGAACGCAATGCCGCGCAGAAGACCCGTGTTTACGGGATCGGTGAGGGGTTCCGCGCCGAGCCGTGGTGGTGCCGGGCACTGGTTTTGGGTGCGGCCCGCACGGCTCGGCGTGGAGGTGTGCTGCGCCTTGCGATTTCGGCCGCCCAGTTGCAGCGGCCCGGACCGCGGCAGGCGATGGTGGACGCGGTGGATCTGGCGTTGTTCCACGGCGCGAAGAGCGAGGTCTACCGCTGGGAGCCGTTCGTCGCGGCGCGCGCGGCCTGATTACGGGACGACGGGGCGCGCGTCGTGGGTGAAACCACCCGCCTCCTCCTGGCTGAGTCCCATCGGGTGTTTGCCGAGTTGGCCGAGGCAGCGCTCGATGTCGTCGATCAGCAGGTCGGCCATGTCGACGGAGAAGCCGTGCCGGATGACAGCGCGCATGATGGTTTCGTTGCCGCGGTCGGCGGGCAGGGGATAGGCGGCTATGGTCCAGCCGCGGGTGCGCAGCCGGTCGGACAGGTCGTAGAGGTTGTAGTCGTGGCCGCTGCGCAGCCGCCAGGAGACCGCGGTGATGCCCTTGGCCGGGTCGCCGTCGTGGACCATGTCGAACATTCCGAGGTGCACCAGTCGCTTCGCCAAATGCCGTGCGACCCGGTAGATCTCGGACTGCACCCGGTTGTAGCCCGCACGGCCGAGCCGGATGAAGTCGTAGTACTGGGTGATGACCTGGCCGCCGGGCCGGGAAAAATTGAGATTGAAGGTGGACATCGAGCCGCCGAGATAGTCGACGTCGAAGACCAGTTCATCGGGCAGGTCGGCGGCGCTGCGCCAGATCGCCCAGCCCGCGCCGAGCGGCGCGAGCCCGGTCTTGTGGCCGGACGCATTGATCGACTTCACCCGCGGCAGCCGGAAATCCCACACCAGGTACGGCGCGCAGAACGGGGCCAGGAATCCGCCGCTGGCGGCGTCCACATGGATGGGAATGTCCAGGCCGGTCTGCTCTTCCAGCCGATCGAGTTCCCGGCTCACACCGGCCACGTCC
Coding sequences within:
- a CDS encoding DUF2334 domain-containing protein, with the protein product MNAELLVSISGIRDTTRDAAIEFAAEMDQRDIRLSLLVAPRLKGGYRLAADPATQSWLRGRRAREDAIVLHGYDQAATKRRRAEFATLPRHEARLRLTAADRVMEQVELRTRLFAAPRWDASSGAIAALPDVGFRLALGLTSILDLERNAAQKTRVYGIGEGFRAEPWWCRALVLGAARTARRGGVLRLAISAAQLQRPGPRQAMVDAVDLALFHGAKSEVYRWEPFVAARAA
- a CDS encoding glutamate decarboxylase, translated to MLDNPDSDDLFAMPGLRRGAPRAGFPAAEMFPQAAYEIVHDELLLDGVSRINLATFCTTWLDDQARRLMAESLDKNIVDKDEYPQTAELEKRCVRMVADLWHCPDPEATRGTSTTGSSEAAMLGGLAAKFRWRQRGGTGTPNFVCGPVQVCWEKFARYFDVEIRQLPLRGDQFTLRPEDVAAACDANTIMVVPTFGQTFTGLFEDVAGVSRELDRLEEQTGLDIPIHVDAASGGFLAPFCAPYLVWDFRLPRVKSINASGHKTGLAPLGAGWAIWRSAADLPDELVFDVDYLGGSMSTFNLNFSRPGGQVITQYYDFIRLGRAGYNRVQSEIYRVARHLAKRLVHLGMFDMVHDGDPAKGITAVSWRLRSGHDYNLYDLSDRLRTRGWTIAAYPLPADRGNETIMRAVIRHGFSVDMADLLIDDIERCLGQLGKHPMGLSQEEAGGFTHDARPVVP